A segment of the Nitrosopumilus sp. genome:
TATACTATGAGTTGACAAAGCCAAAAATTTGGTATTTGCTTGTATTTACTGCATTTGGTGCTGCACTGACGGCTTCTAATATTTATGATATCGAAATTTCCCCGGCAACATGGATTCTAATGTTATTTTCTGTTGCAGCAGGTTCAGCCGCAGCTAACACCTTGACAAATTATCATGACAGAGATATTGATGCGATCATGGAAAGGACAAAAGAGAGACCCCTTCCATCAAAGAGAATCTATCCAGCAGTTAAAGCTAGGAATTTTGGATTGGCATTAGCTGGAATATCATTAGTTTTGGCATTTGGAATTTCTTTCACCACAACGTTGGAACAAGGAATATGGGCAACCATATTCATTGCATTTGCATTAGTAAACAATATCATTATTTACTCATACGTATTAAAACGAAATTCTAGAACCAACATAATTTTAGGAGGATTGTGCGGCGGTTCACCACCAATGATTGGATGGGTAGCTGTCACCATGTCAGATTTATGGACAATGGGTCTTGTAATGGCAGGATTGGTGTTTATTTGGATCCCAATGCACATTTGGGCTTTGACATTGCACTTCAAAGATGATTATAACAAAGTTAATGTTCCAATGTTAACCGCAGTACAATCTGAAAAAACATCAGCAAGAGCCATTGCAGGTTCAACTGTAGTAATGGTATTGTTTTCAATCGCCCCATTCTTCTTAACAGCAGAAAACGGAGATGAAATGGTAGGCGCAGTATATTTGTGGACAGCTATTGCATCAGGAGCTTTAATGATAGGACTATCAGTATGGGTAATTGTCAAACCGATGGAAAAAGCTGCATGGACATTGTTTAAATTTTCTAGTCCGTACTTGGCAGTGTTATTTATTGCATTGATGGTAGATTCAGCATTATAACATACTGGCGCCATCATCAAGACTGTTGAGCTCTTTAGTAATTTCTGAGTGTTTTTCTACCAATGTTTTAAGATCTTCTTGTAATTTTACAGAATTCCACTCAGAGGTTATTAGAGATGATAATTTTGCAACGACACTCAATTGAACATTGTTTTGATCATTGATTAATTCTAAGAAACGCTTACCCTTTTCGCCATCATCCACGATTTTTTAGTATTTGGCAATCATAAAAAGCTAGCATAGGTAATTACATAATTTCAAAGTTTTATTAGTTAACACATACTATTTGTTATATTGCAATGCAGTATTTCAGAATGTAAATACAAAGCCTTAGAAACAGTAAAAATTAGTTTTAGAGAAACGAGAAACTTGTGTAAAAAACACTACAATTTATTTAAAAACAAGGATGCAAGATACATTGCAAATTTTTCTAAAGCATCAAAATTTTAACAATAAGAAATAGTCATTAGTTCATAATTTAAAATCATTAAAAGATTTAACACATACCATTTTTAAACAACAATATGGCAATTAAAAAGAAAATCACAGTTAAAAAGAAAAATTCACCTAAAAAACAGGCTAGAGATTCACCTAAAAAACAGGCTAGAGATTCACCTAAAAAACAGGCTAGAGATTCACCTAAAAAACCAGAATTTGAAAAAGCATGGAAAGATTACAATTCTGCATTGAATGGATGGAAAGAATCTCTAGCACAATGGCAAAAAGCTACAAATGAAACTTTGATGACATATCACGATGCTTGTCAAAAAGCAGTAGAATCAGATGCCGAATTATTAAAAAAAGTAAGCTTAAGTTGGGAAAATACATGGGAAGAAATAGGTCCAGAATACATTAAACAGCAAACAAAAATGATTGAAAGCATATTCAAAGAAACCAACATAGAATCAATAAAGAAATTCAATGATCAATGGGAAAAATTTCTAAAAACATCTGGAGATGATTCAATCATAGCATATCAAGAAGCCATTAAAAAATTTAATCAAGCATGGCAATCAAATCAAATGTAATTCAATCAGTTATTACATAACAAAAATTTTATTATTTTATATTTTAAAATTTAAAACACAGTGTTTTCTACAAATTAAATAAATTCTGTAAATAAAAAACACATGCTTTCACAGTAACTTCTTTAGGATTGATTATTTTTGTAGACATTCATTAGTATAAAATACAGTAAAAGAATTTGATTTAAAAATAATTATTTCATTTTTTTAAATTATAAAGTTTTTTCTCAACATCATCAAGTTTTTTGTTTTGATTTAACAAACTTTGAATTATCTCATATTCAATTTCATTTTGTTCAGATCTTTTAACATCATTTGCCAACTCCTCAATTTTGAAAAATTTATCAGAATTATACTCTTCTTCAAATTTGGATGGTGGTAAAAGTTCATCGGAAATCATATTTTTTAGTTCATCAATTTGTTGCTGTAAATAATTTAATTGTGTAGATTTTTGATGATGATGTTCTGGTGCAAGATCCAGCTCCTGAGGAAGCTCTTCTGCAGATTCTTTGGGCAGTGAACCCCTAGGATTTGAAGGCGGAGAGGGTTCTGGTTCTGGTGCAAGATCCAGCTCCTGAGGAAGCTCTTCTGCAGATTCTTTGGGCAGTGAACCCCTAGGATTTGAAGGCGGAGAGGGTTCTGGTTCTGGTGCAAGATCCAGCTCCTGAGGAAGCTCTTCTGCAGATTCTTTGGGCAGTGAACCCCTAGGATTTGAAGGCGGAGAGGGTTCTGGTTCTATGATTGATTTTAATTTTTCAAATATGGGTTCAGGTAAGTCTCCCAGATAATCTAATTTTACTTTATTTTTATCAATACGCAGATATTGATTCCCATCAATAGAAAAAGTTTGAATTTTATGTCCTTTGGTCCATAAATTTTTTCCATTGTAAATTGTAACGTAAGACAATCCATTTTTAATATCAGAAGAAATTTTCAAGCGATCTACAGGTTCTCCTTTAGCAACCCCCTGATCAGTATCTTGATGTACTGTAGCAATAGAAATTAAGTTTTCAGAATCATATGCAACTTCGGATACTGCGTAATCAGCCCATTTTTTCATTATAAAAAATAATGATTTGCTTCTACTAATTAATCGATCTCAATTGAGATACATTTCATAATTTAATTTCATCCGTAAAAATATTATTGACAATAAAATATCTAATAAATTATTTCAAGATTAAGGAGGAATATTAGACTTAATACATTTTCAAATATTTAATTTAAAACTCAGATTTAACATCAGGATTTTATTCGATATATCAAACATGCTAAAAAAATCAACGGTCATCATTTTTGACATAAATTATTAAAAATGAATTAGTCAATACAAATTTGTAAAAATAAAACAGATAATGCATTAGTCACATAAAATAAGATTATAATGAGCACCATATCACTATGAATAAATGGAGATTTCTATAGAACCATGGAAGAAATTGATAATTCACGAGGTAATTGAGTATGAATTTGAAGATTGGGTAAAACAAATAGCTTTTAGCACCAAATCAGGAGGAGGGGGAATTCCCACCATGCAATGGACGAATGGAATTGTTTTTTCTCCATCAAATTTTCCGACAACAAATTCTACAATCGAGGAACAATTGAAAGGGATATTGCATTGGTCTTCAGTATCATTCGCAATCAAAGAAAAATTTGAAAAACAAATTGTGAAAGAAAATGCAACAATCAATTTAGTAGATGTGAGTGTAAACGAAATTTTTAAAGAGTTATCTACCAGTTTAAAAATACAATCAAAATATAGTACTCAAAATAATCAAAACCAACGAACATTGAAGAAATAATAAAAAAAGCTGTAAAATTTACCTAAAACAGATCAACTGATATGATTCTGATCCACATCATGTTGATTATTTTTTAAATAAATACATAATTTCAATTGAACGAATAAAAAACGAGTTTTTGATTATTTACTTCAGATGATGTTACAAATAATTCTAGATTTAATCAGAAAAGCCAAAAATAGGATGTTCATTCTTAATTTTGATTATCGGCAAATAGGAATAGCCATGATCAAAATCATCAGAGAACTCAGGTTCTTGACCATGATTTCCACGATATTTCATAAAATGCTTTGTTGGTTCTGAATCCAATATTACATAATTGAAATTATAATACACCTCATCCATCTCTAGAGATGTAATGTATCCTAAAATCCAAGATTTTTTACTTGGAAATGCATAAAGTGTAAGATTTTGTTCATCAGGGAATTCAGGATCATATGTTAACCGTGCCAAGCTTCCAAGATCTTGTACTTGTATGGGATTAAATTGATCTGTAATTTTTTTTGATTTTGCAGGCAATGGAGAAATTTCAGATTCCATATGAACAATAGGTGCATAACGAGCAATATTTTTTGTGGATTCCACAACATCGCAAATTTCTTTTCCCATAGTAACCTGATAAGAAACATACCTGCCAAGTTTTGGCACAGAAGTATAAAAAATCAGTAAAGTGTTTGCCAAAATTTGACTACTAGAAATAATTCTTGAGTTATCTAATTCTTGAGTGTATACTCTTTTAGGATATTCTTGAAATGCGCAAACATATCTTGCTAGATCATTAAAACTAGATAGTTCAATAAAACATTCATGTTGATTAATTGACACAAGGAGTTGTAGATTAATCACATGTTTATTCTTTCCACATGGGTTATGTTTTTACTTTATTTCTCAAGTCAAGAAAATTTTAGAATTAACAAGAACGGTTAATTTTTTAAAATAATCATTTAGAATGGAGATGATTGATTTAGCAAATGAACCGTAAACAATCCACCATACATCAAAAAAATTAAACCGTAAAAATATTAAAAAAATAAAACATATTCTGTTAATTCACTAAGATTTTGGCCACATTGAAGTCCAAGTTTCAGCAAATTTTTTCATCATTTCGCCATAAGCATTCATTTGTTCCAATCCAGATGAACTGAGTGTTTTTTGCCAATTTTCAGCAAATTGTTTGAAAGCAGATGCGTTATTGTCATTGAGA
Coding sequences within it:
- the cyoE gene encoding protoheme IX farnesyltransferase encodes the protein MQKQKSESRVAVYYELTKPKIWYLLVFTAFGAALTASNIYDIEISPATWILMLFSVAAGSAAANTLTNYHDRDIDAIMERTKERPLPSKRIYPAVKARNFGLALAGISLVLAFGISFTTTLEQGIWATIFIAFALVNNIIIYSYVLKRNSRTNIILGGLCGGSPPMIGWVAVTMSDLWTMGLVMAGLVFIWIPMHIWALTLHFKDDYNKVNVPMLTAVQSEKTSARAIAGSTVVMVLFSIAPFFLTAENGDEMVGAVYLWTAIASGALMIGLSVWVIVKPMEKAAWTLFKFSSPYLAVLFIALMVDSAL